The region TAGCTGGCAGGGCGATATCGTGGTGGATAAAACCGAATCGCGGGACGTGCGTTTCTTTGATCTTCAGGCACTGCCGCCGCTGGGCGATGAGTACCGCGAATACCTTGATTATTTTCTGTCATTGCCGTCATTGCCGCGCTAATGCGCAGGCAGCGTTTCCCACAGCAACGACAGACCGGCGATCAGCATCATGCTGTCCACCAGCCGGTTGAACAGGGTGTCGGACAGACGCAGTACGAAGCGTTTGCCGATATACACCCCGGCCACCTGCGTCAGTCCGACCATCAGCCCGGCCCACAATACCGACAGCGGCAGCGCGCCGACCACGCCGAAGGTAGAGGCTTTGGTCAGATAGATCACCAGCGACGCGGCGGATTCGGTCGCCAGTAACGCGCCTTTCAGCAGACCGTAACCGGCAAACAGCGGCAGCGTCAGCGGGCCGGTGGAAAACACCACGCCGGTGAGGAAGCCGACCACGCCGCCCGCCACCGCCAGTTGGCTATCGTTCAGGCTGAAGGCGCGCTGCCGGGCCAGATGGCGCAGCGGGATCAGCAGCAGAAAAAACAGACCGATGCACAGGCTGGACAAGCGTACCGGCATCGCCCACAGCAGACTGGCGCCGATTATCGACGCCGGGATGCCGGGCAGGCAATAGCAACCCAGCGCCCGCAGGTTGATGGCGTTACGCCACAGGATAACTTTGGAAATGTTGCTCATGGTGGCGGCGATCGCCATGATCGGCACCGCCGCCTGCGGGCTGAATGCCCAGGCCAGCGCGGGCAGCAGAATGATGGAGCCGCCGGTGCCGACGATGCCGCTGACGCTGCCGGCGAACAGGCCGAGAAGAAGAATCAGGATATAGCTCACTGGTGACCTCGCTGAGCGGATTGATTTGTCTGAGGCGAGCATACCTGTGTGTCAGGTGAATATCTCTGGCGAAAAAATCACGAATACGTGAGTTAAATTCACATATATAACGACGCGGAGATAACGGCCGTAAACGCCTTGACAGCCAATCTTCCGCTCGCATAGGGTGGAAACGGCAGGCGTGATGGACGGGCAAAGTCCGGCCTGCCGACGCCAGTGGCGTTTTACACAGCCTGACGTATCCGGTAACGAGAATAATAAACAAGGTGTTGCAACATGAGTCTGACGACGTATCTTGGCAAACAGGTGCTGGGGGTGCTGGCCTGTTACCAACAAGGAAATGTGGTAATTCATATCTGTGGGGTCTATCCGCGCGCCGACAACAGTCTGCGGGTGTTTTTCCCCAAAGGGCATGACCTGACGGTGGGTGATCTGGCGACGGTGCACCTCGATAATCGCACCGGCGTTGATGAGTTCGACGCCAATATTTCAGTGTACCGCGCCTCATATAAGGGGCGGGTGGTCAGCGTGGATGACGACTGGGTGATTCTGGCGCCGCGCGAGTGCCAGTTGTTGCATGGTTTTACGCCGGTGGTGGATATCCGCGAGCCGGGTTATGCGTTCCCGACCGATCTCCGGCCGGAACGACCGGTGCCGTTTACCTCCATGACCGCGCTGCCGGATATTGAGCGCAAAGACTTCACCAATAAGGTCGGCGTACTGGTGACGATGGCGGAAGAGCAACCGCACACTACGGTGCTGGCGTTCCTCTCCTCGGTGGAGGACGATATTTTCCTGATTACTTTCCCGGAAACGTTCAAATCCAAACTGCTCAAACGCAACCCGCACTGCTTTTTCGCCATGGATGAACGCTCGCACTACACTTTTGAACGTTCAATCGAATGGAACTATACCCTGATCGAAGGCGATGCCCACCTGATCGAACCGGCAAC is a window of Dickeya solani IPO 2222 DNA encoding:
- a CDS encoding sulfite exporter TauE/SafE family protein; the protein is MSYILILLLGLFAGSVSGIVGTGGSIILLPALAWAFSPQAAVPIMAIAATMSNISKVILWRNAINLRALGCYCLPGIPASIIGASLLWAMPVRLSSLCIGLFFLLLIPLRHLARQRAFSLNDSQLAVAGGVVGFLTGVVFSTGPLTLPLFAGYGLLKGALLATESAASLVIYLTKASTFGVVGALPLSVLWAGLMVGLTQVAGVYIGKRFVLRLSDTLFNRLVDSMMLIAGLSLLWETLPAH